A portion of the Planctomycetota bacterium genome contains these proteins:
- a CDS encoding Ku protein, with protein MPRPIWKGFIAFGLVSVPCDLSSLEAPERDVNFTMLDKRDHERIRYLRVNERSGKEVEWSDIVKGHEVAEGEYVIVTPQDFKNASPKASKTIDIHSFVEASAVPPWYYKRPYLVRPSAHGEKGYRILCDTLKESGRAGLASVVLHTRQHLALLVAHRGVLVLNTLRYESELRGFEDFELPDASDVKVSKGEVEIALKLVDAMTEAWDPSKFHDQYRDALVKWIAQRAKKGTSTPEPAGADEPEDSGPYNIMEMLQRSVESRTHSKPRASPKKAASRRKKAG; from the coding sequence ATGCCGCGCCCCATCTGGAAAGGCTTCATCGCGTTCGGGCTCGTCAGCGTGCCCTGCGATCTGTCGAGCCTGGAGGCGCCCGAGCGCGACGTGAACTTCACGATGCTCGACAAGCGCGACCACGAGCGCATCCGGTACCTTCGCGTGAACGAGCGGTCGGGCAAAGAGGTGGAGTGGAGCGACATCGTGAAGGGGCACGAGGTGGCGGAGGGCGAGTACGTGATCGTCACGCCCCAGGACTTCAAGAACGCGTCGCCCAAGGCGAGCAAGACGATCGACATCCACAGTTTCGTCGAGGCGTCGGCCGTGCCGCCCTGGTACTACAAGCGTCCCTACCTCGTGCGTCCCTCGGCGCACGGGGAGAAGGGGTACCGGATTCTGTGCGACACGCTGAAAGAGAGCGGGCGGGCGGGGCTGGCGAGCGTGGTGCTGCACACGCGTCAGCACCTGGCGCTGCTGGTGGCGCACCGGGGCGTGCTCGTGCTGAACACGCTGCGCTACGAGAGCGAACTGCGCGGGTTCGAGGATTTCGAGCTGCCGGACGCCTCCGACGTGAAGGTGTCGAAGGGCGAGGTGGAGATCGCGCTCAAGCTCGTCGACGCGATGACGGAGGCGTGGGACCCGTCGAAGTTCCACGACCAGTACCGCGATGCGCTCGTCAAGTGGATCGCCCAGCGCGCCAAGAAGGGAACGAGCACGCCCGAGCCGGCGGGGGCGGACGAGCCCGAGGATTCGGGCCCGTACAACATCATGGAGATGCTGCAGCGGAGCGTCGAGAGCCGCACGCACAGCAAGCCGCGCGCATCGCCCAAGAAGGCGGCGTCGCGCCGCAAGAAGGCCGGGTAG
- a CDS encoding superoxide dismutase, with translation MQPDRLSRRELFGAAAGATVASLALAQPGSVPPVRSPRAPGEQPGDAPSIRPSGAPTPGCALANLGWDAEKGQYVLPPLPYATNALEPHIDAKTMEIHHGKHHQGYVSGANKALTELFQIRAGGDAALVKHWSRELSFHLSGHVNHALFWQMMAPEGKGGGGQPKGPLLAAIERDFGGYDKFVAHFKAAAAQVEGGGWAHLVRDPLSRRLMIVQQEKQQDMLFTGALPLLGCDVWEHAYYLKYQNQRASYVDAWFKVVNWSFVQCLFEQTETQ, from the coding sequence ATGCAGCCCGACCGTCTGTCCCGTCGCGAGTTGTTCGGCGCCGCCGCCGGCGCCACTGTCGCCTCGCTGGCCCTCGCCCAGCCCGGTTCCGTCCCTCCGGTGCGCTCGCCCCGCGCGCCCGGCGAACAGCCCGGCGATGCGCCGTCCATCCGCCCCTCCGGCGCCCCGACCCCGGGCTGTGCGCTCGCGAACCTCGGCTGGGACGCCGAGAAGGGGCAGTACGTGCTCCCGCCGCTGCCGTACGCGACGAACGCGCTCGAGCCGCACATCGACGCCAAGACGATGGAGATCCACCATGGCAAGCACCACCAGGGCTACGTCAGCGGTGCGAACAAGGCGCTGACCGAACTGTTCCAGATCCGCGCCGGGGGCGACGCCGCCCTCGTCAAGCACTGGTCGCGCGAGCTCAGCTTTCACCTCTCCGGGCACGTGAACCACGCGCTCTTCTGGCAGATGATGGCGCCGGAGGGCAAGGGCGGCGGCGGCCAGCCGAAGGGGCCGCTCCTGGCGGCGATCGAGCGCGACTTCGGCGGGTACGACAAGTTCGTCGCCCACTTCAAGGCCGCCGCGGCGCAGGTCGAGGGCGGCGGCTGGGCGCACCTCGTGCGCGACCCGCTCAGCCGGCGCCTGATGATCGTCCAGCAGGAGAAGCAGCAGGACATGCTGTTCACCGGCGCGCTGCCGCTGCTGGGCTGCGACGTGTGGGAGCACGCGTACTACCTGAAGTACCAGAACCAGCGTGCCTCGTACGTCGACGCGTGGTTCAAGGTCGTGAACTGGTCGTTTGTTCAGTGTCTGTTCGAGCAGACCGAGACGCAGTAG